A genomic region of Desulfomicrobium apsheronum contains the following coding sequences:
- the ruvC gene encoding crossover junction endodeoxyribonuclease RuvC — translation MAVERIILGVDPGSRCMGYGLVRERSGVLSLVEAGVVRPSEEAMSTRLGLMYTRIAELIGAHTPCAVAVENVFFARNSASALKLGQARGAVLAACGVHGVEVFGYEPTLVKKSLVGAGRAEKSQVSFMVGQLLGVRPDWAEDAGDALALAICHLNHFRFMAAVSAGQTPGQPTGQDGSTRL, via the coding sequence ATGGCAGTGGAACGCATCATCCTGGGCGTTGACCCCGGATCCCGTTGCATGGGCTACGGCCTTGTGCGGGAGCGGTCCGGGGTTTTGTCCCTGGTGGAGGCGGGTGTGGTGCGTCCCTCGGAAGAGGCCATGAGCACGCGCCTTGGCCTCATGTACACGCGCATCGCCGAGTTGATCGGCGCCCATACCCCCTGTGCCGTGGCCGTGGAGAATGTCTTCTTCGCCCGTAACTCCGCTTCGGCCCTGAAGCTCGGCCAGGCGCGGGGAGCCGTGCTGGCCGCCTGCGGCGTGCATGGGGTGGAGGTCTTCGGGTACGAGCCCACCCTGGTCAAGAAGTCCCTGGTCGGCGCGGGGCGGGCGGAGAAAAGTCAGGTCTCGTTCATGGTCGGTCAGCTTCTGGGCGTTCGGCCGGACTGGGCCGAGGATGCGGGAGACGCCCTGGCCCTGGCCATTTGCCATTTGAACCATTTTCGGTTCATGGCCGCTGTCAGCGCTGGCCAGACCCCTGGCCAGCCTACTGGTCAAGACGGGTCAACTCGTCTATAG
- a CDS encoding YebC/PmpR family DNA-binding transcriptional regulator, with product MAGHSKWKNIQHRKGRQDLKRGKMFTKVSKEIILAAKGGGDPDMNARLRAAIDAAKAVNLPKDKIETAIKKGTGELASEALEEIMYEGYAPGGVAILIEAVTDNRNRTVAEVRHILSKNGGSMGAAGCVAWMFDTKGVFAFDKEKYTEDQLLEAGLEGGVEDVLDDDDSWQVLCAAEDFHTARSAFEAAGIEIMSAELNRIPQTTVAVDVETGRKVMKLYDALDDNDDVQNVYANFELPAELLAEM from the coding sequence ATGGCAGGACATAGTAAATGGAAGAATATCCAGCATCGTAAGGGACGTCAGGATCTGAAGCGTGGCAAGATGTTCACCAAAGTCAGCAAGGAGATCATTCTGGCGGCCAAGGGCGGCGGCGATCCGGATATGAACGCCCGCCTGCGCGCGGCCATTGACGCCGCCAAGGCCGTGAACCTGCCCAAGGACAAGATCGAGACGGCCATCAAGAAGGGCACGGGCGAGCTGGCTTCCGAGGCCCTCGAAGAGATCATGTACGAGGGATACGCCCCGGGCGGCGTGGCCATTCTCATCGAGGCTGTCACGGACAACAGGAACCGTACCGTGGCCGAAGTGCGCCACATCCTGAGCAAGAACGGCGGGTCCATGGGCGCGGCCGGTTGCGTGGCCTGGATGTTCGACACAAAGGGCGTCTTTGCCTTCGACAAGGAAAAATACACCGAGGATCAACTTCTTGAAGCCGGGCTTGAGGGCGGCGTCGAGGATGTGCTCGATGACGACGATTCCTGGCAGGTTCTGTGCGCGGCCGAGGATTTCCATACCGCCAGAAGCGCTTTCGAGGCCGCAGGCATCGAGATCATGAGCGCGGAGCTGAACCGCATCCCGCAGACCACGGTGGCCGTCGATGTCGAGACCGGCCGCAAGGTCATGAAACTCTATGACGCGCTGGACGACAACGATGACGTCCAGAACGTGTACGCCAATTTCGAGCTGCCGGCAGAACTCCTGGCGGAGATGTAG
- a CDS encoding RlmE family RNA methyltransferase, producing MKQYRDYYFKKAKQDNYPARSVYKLQEMDKAHKLLRQGQKVLDLGACPGSWTLYAAERVGAGGRVLGIDLNMPDTRFPEQVIFLQEDIFARTPLFLGHLQALAPFDVVMSDMAPKTTGSKFTDQARSIQLVEAAFGVAEEWLVSGGTFIAKVFEGPDVQPFVQSLKVRFAKVGMFKPKSSRAESKEIFILGLGFVPAASEAPPA from the coding sequence ATGAAACAATACCGCGATTACTATTTCAAAAAGGCCAAGCAGGACAATTATCCTGCCCGCTCCGTATACAAGCTTCAGGAAATGGACAAGGCGCACAAGCTCTTGCGCCAGGGCCAGAAAGTACTTGATCTCGGAGCCTGCCCTGGTTCCTGGACCCTTTACGCCGCCGAACGCGTCGGCGCGGGAGGTCGGGTGCTGGGCATCGACCTGAACATGCCGGATACCCGCTTCCCGGAACAGGTGATTTTCCTGCAGGAAGACATCTTTGCCCGCACTCCTCTTTTTCTCGGGCATTTGCAGGCGCTTGCCCCTTTCGACGTAGTCATGAGCGACATGGCCCCCAAGACGACGGGTTCCAAGTTCACCGATCAGGCCCGCTCCATCCAGCTGGTGGAAGCGGCCTTCGGCGTGGCCGAGGAATGGCTGGTTTCCGGCGGCACCTTTATTGCCAAGGTTTTCGAAGGTCCGGACGTGCAGCCCTTTGTGCAGTCTCTTAAAGTCCGTTTCGCCAAGGTCGGCATGTTCAAGCCCAAAAGCAGCCGGGCGGAGAGCAAGGAAATATTCATCCTGGGTTTGGGTTTTGTTCCCGCGGCCAGCGAGGCCCCGCCCGCATAA
- a CDS encoding glycosyltransferase family protein: MPARPIRVKLKNELGNSTSLPAGEQYLHLHGQGEDLLITFPGPEPGLCARHTSGRRRVMRLRVPGIDGQMPESWHAALPSDWEDITLAQAHSLLPGMRVLHYAPASRLFPSIFAPLMAKLDPAPLIPPAKSLWLPGPKNALIIPELAHAARDLGLDTRRLPASLSPQDLRRLLEQERPSLFLSVNFHGLDPYGENQALLQAAGVPTAVWCVDNPLHLLTDQKHQLWKNLPLYVTDDWFVEPLRGMGADARHLPLGVSPRFFAPGRPCPSGNDLTFVGRSAFPDKDRFFAACRIPQELAKKAQAMPGRDAHFGWWRQRLPGLALWPGNDVRIIGLGAETASAAWRQECLAALAKEIDLTVVGDEQWQALLPGTRIQPPVDYYTGLADTYRNASFSLNLTSLLLPHGLTQRHFDVWACGGFLLTDNTPGMNIFPRELAQAVTFSSPKEAAELLRALAADPKRKEDLRRAWQMHVLEEHGYCRRLASITRDIIPSSSTTENPCNPWT, encoded by the coding sequence ATGCCAGCCAGACCCATACGTGTAAAGTTGAAAAACGAACTCGGGAATTCTACATCGCTCCCCGCAGGAGAGCAATATCTTCATCTCCATGGCCAAGGCGAGGATCTGCTCATCACCTTTCCCGGACCGGAACCGGGCCTCTGCGCCCGTCACACGAGCGGCAGGCGCCGCGTCATGCGACTGCGCGTGCCGGGGATCGACGGCCAGATGCCCGAGTCATGGCACGCGGCTCTGCCTTCAGACTGGGAAGACATCACCCTCGCGCAGGCGCACAGCCTTCTGCCCGGCATGCGCGTACTCCACTATGCCCCGGCAAGCCGCCTCTTTCCTTCCATTTTCGCGCCCCTGATGGCCAAACTCGACCCGGCGCCCTTGATTCCGCCTGCCAAAAGTCTCTGGCTGCCCGGACCAAAAAACGCCCTGATCATCCCGGAACTGGCCCATGCGGCCAGGGACCTGGGCCTTGATACCAGGCGTCTGCCCGCAAGCCTCTCGCCTCAAGACCTGCGCCGTCTGCTGGAGCAGGAGCGCCCAAGCCTTTTTCTGAGCGTCAACTTCCACGGCCTGGACCCGTACGGGGAAAATCAGGCCCTGCTGCAGGCTGCGGGCGTTCCCACGGCCGTCTGGTGCGTGGACAACCCGCTGCACCTGCTTACCGATCAGAAGCATCAGCTCTGGAAGAACTTGCCACTCTACGTCACCGATGACTGGTTCGTCGAGCCCCTGCGCGGCATGGGCGCAGACGCGCGGCACCTGCCTCTGGGCGTGAGCCCGCGCTTCTTTGCCCCCGGTCGGCCCTGCCCTTCGGGAAACGACCTGACCTTTGTCGGCCGCTCGGCTTTCCCGGACAAGGATCGTTTCTTCGCGGCCTGCCGCATTCCGCAGGAACTGGCTAAAAAGGCTCAGGCCATGCCCGGGCGCGATGCGCATTTCGGATGGTGGCGTCAGCGCCTTCCAGGACTTGCGTTGTGGCCCGGAAACGACGTGCGGATCATAGGCCTTGGCGCGGAAACAGCTTCGGCCGCCTGGCGGCAGGAATGCCTCGCCGCGCTTGCAAAAGAGATCGACCTGACGGTTGTCGGCGACGAACAGTGGCAAGCCCTGTTGCCCGGAACCAGAATCCAGCCACCCGTGGACTACTACACGGGACTGGCCGATACATACCGCAACGCGTCCTTTTCCCTGAACCTGACCAGCCTGCTCCTGCCCCACGGCCTGACCCAGCGCCACTTCGACGTCTGGGCCTGCGGCGGCTTCCTGCTCACGGACAACACGCCCGGCATGAACATCTTCCCACGGGAACTGGCCCAGGCCGTGACCTTCAGCTCACCGAAAGAAGCAGCGGAACTCCTGCGCGCCCTTGCCGCCGACCCGAAACGCAAGGAAGATCTGCGCCGCGCCTGGCAAATGCATGTCCTGGAAGAACATGGCTATTGCCGCAGGCTGGCAAGCATCACGCGCGATATCATCCCATCATCCTCGACCACGGAGAATCCATGCAACCCCTGGACGTAA